Proteins from a genomic interval of Chryseobacterium indologenes:
- a CDS encoding GH3 auxin-responsive promoter family protein, with protein MLNFFKKNAARIWAKKHVQNAEKFKKNAEKDQEELLFSLVNTAQKTLFGREHDFENIHSVEEFQQRVPVSDYEDLKPYIERIKKGQSHILWTDTPEYFAKTSGTTSGSKYIPISKEAMPFQIAGAQSALFHYISKKNNADFVNGKMIFLQGSPELEEVFGIKTGRLSGIVAHHIPNYLQKNRLPSWETNIMEDWEHKVDKIIEETENEDMTLISGIPPWLIMYFEKLTERHGKKIKQLFPHLQLIVTGGVNYEPYRDKMEDLLGGQVDIIQTFPASEGFFAFQDDYTKEGLLLLTNHGIFYEFIPLDEYGKPGARRLTLKDIELNKDYALILTTNSGLWAYSIGDVVRFISKDPYRVLVSGRTKHFTSAFGEHVIAFEVEEAIKASLEKYPAQIAEFHLAPQVNPKEGLPYHEWLIEFEKMPEDLEVFRNELDLQLRARNTYYDDLISGNILQKLHITTLQKNAFHEYAKSQGKLGGQNKTPRLANDRKIADLLEIFKI; from the coding sequence ATGTTAAACTTCTTCAAGAAAAATGCAGCGCGTATCTGGGCAAAAAAGCATGTTCAGAATGCCGAGAAATTCAAGAAAAATGCTGAAAAAGATCAGGAGGAATTATTATTTTCTCTTGTGAATACGGCTCAAAAAACACTTTTTGGGCGAGAACATGATTTTGAGAATATACATTCTGTAGAAGAATTTCAGCAGCGGGTACCCGTTTCGGATTATGAAGATCTTAAACCTTATATTGAGAGAATAAAAAAAGGACAGTCTCATATTCTCTGGACAGATACCCCCGAATATTTTGCAAAGACTTCGGGAACTACATCCGGCTCAAAATATATTCCCATTTCTAAAGAGGCCATGCCTTTTCAGATCGCCGGGGCGCAAAGTGCTCTTTTCCATTATATCAGTAAGAAAAATAATGCTGATTTTGTGAACGGAAAAATGATTTTTCTACAGGGGAGTCCGGAACTGGAAGAAGTTTTTGGCATAAAAACCGGCAGGCTTTCCGGAATTGTGGCCCATCATATTCCTAATTACCTCCAAAAAAACCGGCTGCCAAGCTGGGAGACGAATATTATGGAAGACTGGGAACATAAGGTAGACAAGATTATCGAGGAAACAGAGAACGAGGACATGACTCTTATTTCAGGGATTCCACCATGGCTGATCATGTATTTTGAAAAATTGACGGAAAGACATGGAAAAAAGATCAAACAATTGTTTCCCCATCTTCAGCTTATTGTGACCGGAGGTGTAAATTATGAGCCTTATCGTGATAAAATGGAAGATCTTTTGGGAGGACAGGTAGATATCATTCAGACCTTTCCTGCTTCTGAAGGCTTTTTCGCATTTCAGGATGATTATACAAAAGAAGGATTGCTACTGCTTACCAATCACGGTATTTTTTATGAATTTATTCCGTTGGACGAATATGGTAAGCCTGGTGCCCGAAGACTTACTTTAAAAGATATTGAACTGAATAAGGATTACGCTTTAATCCTTACGACCAATTCAGGTTTATGGGCGTATTCTATAGGAGATGTAGTTCGATTTATCAGCAAAGATCCGTACAGGGTTTTGGTAAGTGGCCGGACCAAACATTTCACATCTGCTTTCGGAGAGCACGTTATTGCTTTTGAAGTAGAGGAAGCTATAAAAGCTAGTCTTGAAAAATATCCGGCTCAGATCGCAGAATTCCACCTTGCTCCACAGGTAAACCCGAAGGAAGGGCTTCCTTATCATGAATGGCTGATTGAATTTGAAAAGATGCCTGAGGATTTAGAAGTATTCAGGAATGAACTTGACCTGCAGCTGAGAGCCCGGAATACCTATTATGACGATCTGATTTCGGGAAATATTCTTCAAAAGCTACACATTACAACGCTCCAAAAGAACGCCTTCCATGAGTACGCTAAGTCTCAGGGAAAGCTGGGAGGGCAAAATAAAACACCCAGATTGGCGAATGACAGAAAAATTGCAGATTTATTAGAAATTTTTAAAATTTAG